The Ictalurus punctatus breed USDA103 chromosome 6, Coco_2.0, whole genome shotgun sequence DNA segment cacctgagcTCCTGGCTTGAGATACTAGTCCACCAACCAGAATTACTCATCTTACAGTAGTGTTGTAAACAGAAATTGACAACCACTAATAAACAATTAGAAGACACACTAGAGGTAAGGAGCTTGTCTCTACTGTTAAGTAGGTACTTAgatagatttttaaataaatagctaACGGCTTGGTAAAGAGTTAcgacatatttatatttaactgcCCAAAGCATTTCAAGGTAGAACAGGTTAATCTGGTTTCTGTGCAGCCTTTGTCCACAAGCTAACAGTTTTCTGTGGGAGAGTTCATCTACCTGTATTTTCTCACACTTACAGTACACCCTTATCGCAAATAGTTTGAGAGCCTCTCTAATACACTGTGAGACTGGTATTTGATTGGGATTGGTAACTCTGTGAAAACGGACGACCTGTTAAAGCTCGGTACGCAGGAGGGGAGAGAAATGGTGGAAACATGGGTTGGATTAaactgatggtgtgtgtgtgggtgtgtgtgttggttatTCATCCTCACCTGCTCTCAATGGGAGGTTTTCACTTTCTCAAAACTAATATTCTGCAGCTTGCAAGGAAAAATTCCGGAGTAGTCTGAGACCTAGTTGAGGTTTTGGAGACACTTCTCAAGATTCCTAAGAGTGTTCTAGATTACAAAGACTCACCCATGACAAACTACATTCCTGTAATTGTTCAAACCTGACCGACAGAGAATATTCAACACTCCACATTGTTTTCAAATTCCTATTTTCAAGCTATAAACGAATGTGCTCATACACAAAAGGGGTGGGGGCTAACACGTATGAAGATTTTAAAAAGACCAAATAAAGCATAACCATAGCAAATGATATTGTAACGCAGCATAAACCACACCATTTATTATAGGACTGACATTTACCAAGTTATTGAAGAACTATATAATAATCATGCATAATTGTTTAACAGAAAACGTAACACATAAAATACAGTTGAAACAAGCGAAATAAACTTCGATTTCCATCTCAATTCTAGCTACGATAGCAAGATAATATATTGGAatgatttctacacatttgcAGTACATGTAAAAACTTGTGATCTGTTTAGACAACAGCGTCAGTGAAACCATGGGGATGGGAACAGATGAAGTTGGGCAACTGTAATTGCAAtacagcttttaaaaaaaaaaaaaaaaaaaaaaaaaaaaaaaaacaccaaagttTGACACAGTGGgacaggtttttttcttttgcatgtatacagtcatgtaaaaaaaaaattataaataagtacaccccatggcaATTGTTGGgtattttttgacatatttgtacaagcaaacatttgatccgatttgaaacagtgcctattattAAAGTTGATACACGATCAAGTGACACACAAAATAGACATTTTGTAgtgattttcacaatttaaattaacaaaaaaaaaaaaaatcagttacatggaaaaagtaagtacaccccctacatttatcacacatgTATtagtgatcaataaagactcattatttgaatcccattgaaatgttatgAGGAGATGTGAAACTATAACTAGGCTAGTGAAACGGCCAGTACATGTGAGAAACCCCTCAaatatcttgcaactgaaagaatattgcatggaagagtggttaACAATTCCAGCAAGCCAGGTGGACAATCATGCAAAACACCTCCAAGAAGTAATTTCTGCTAAAgtgggcaatactagcttctgaggccaagggtgtacttactttttccacagaggaATATctcatctattgatatttccgttgaataaatgattgaaaaggtTATTTTTCCTTGTAGTTTTCTTCAAGTGTAccaactttattaatatgcactgtttcaaagaggatcaaatgtttgcttgtccaaatatttccatggggtgtactttatttttcccacatgactgtatatgagAATCATTACCATACAAACTCAACTATATGCAAGGACAGCTTGCAAGTTGGGACTTCTTTGTAGaatatgattttaaataaagttcacaGGGTATAGAATGGGCAATTGGGTGGTTTCGTTGAAGATTATGCATCACTTAAATGCatgagtggggaaaaaaaaaaaaaaaacaatgtggtGTGTAAAAGAATATTTAGGCTGCATAGCCTACCTCTTTACTGTAGGATTTCCCAGTataatactaaaataaaaatcacaacacAAATACAATTAAATGTCAGTCAGTATTATTTTCAACACAATTATATTAGCAGCCAGGGCCTTTTATTTGGTTcaaagtaattatttatttgtactggTATATCTTGATGCAGTGGTGCATGCTGTCTGATACCACTAAGAACCCACTGGGTAGCAAGGCAAGCCCTCGGGGGCTGCTTAGTCCCTCAGTAAGCATTATTCTGCCTACCCCTTCAGGTGGATATAGCACCACACGATGCTGCTCTGCCCAATCTGCTACTAGCACTGCTCCATCGCTGTCAATGCAGAGTCCCCAGGGGCTGGTAAGGACAGGTCCCATACTAGAACAAACTCCAATGATGCGAAGAATATTCCAGTCAGGTCCCAGAACCTTCACACAGGGCTCTTGACCTGTCTCACTGCCCCGCTCAGACACTGCCACAAGACCAGTGCGTAGACACGCAGTCACTAGGTAAGGTCTGTGGAATCCAGTTACTACTGTTCGCTCCAGCCTTGAGCCAGTTTTTGGCTCAAGTTTCAGGGAGGTTAACGTGCCTTTACGAATATCTGCAACAAGGAACTCATCCTTTTGTGTTACAGTCACGCCCCTGGGTGCTTCCAGCTCATCTCGTGGCACCCCTGCAATATAAGGTCCCCCTCCGAAGGTTTGGAGGAGGCGTCCATGCCGGTTAAAGATGAGGAGGGCTCGTTCAGCTGCACAGCTCAGGGCAATGAGACCTTTGGAATTAACAGCCACATCAAAGTAATTGCGGCAGGATCTCGACGAGCCTCCAGGGTCATTACTTGGGGAAGTCACTTGCTGAAAAACATTGCCATACTGATCAATTACCTGAACACGGGCATTCCCACAATCCACCAAGAAAAGCTGACCCTGAGGTGTAGCATGGACACCACTTGGCAGAGTAAGATCTGCACGTCCTGAGCCCTGTTTCCCAAATTGCCGAACAAGACGCATTTCCTCTGCTGCCAATTTCTGAGCATCCTCCTCAAATTCCGCTAGGGCTGGTTCATGTCTATCTCCCCAGAGCCTGACCCCATCTTTGCGCTTTGGCCCAGTGCTTATGTGCTGGTTTAGCCTATCTTGGGAATACCCATCAATGACTGACATAGACAGTGAATGTGAATCTCCCCAAGAACGTCTGTTATGTTGTGCGTGATCTTTTTGTGAATGGTTTCCATGACTGGGGCAAGATTTAGTCCGTGATGCTGAGGACTGTTGGTGCCTACTGACGTTCCACTTCCACTTGCTTGATTGGTCTTTTCCATTGATGTGTGAACGAGAAAGCTCACCACTGGATCTAGAGAGTCTATGATTTGGAGTGGTATAGTTTCTAGGAGAGCTGATGATGAATGTGTATCCAGAATCAACACTCTCAGCAGGAGAAGGAGCACGGTTGTATCCATGTTCATCTAAGGATGTAGTAAGGTGAGACAAatgatggtcatgtgacagcagaTCTTGGCAACTGTGGCTGGAGTTGAGATTTCTATGGCTCCTGGGGCATGGCATTGAGCAATAGCTAATTCGAGACCTTCCTTTGAAGGAGGAGTTTTGCTGCCTATCTGTCTTTGGATCTTCACAATGAAAACCGCAT contains these protein-coding regions:
- the LOC108266509 gene encoding uncharacterized protein LOC108266509, whose translation is MFPVSPVSLSSKPSPSTSLLSLLSPVEQSDSEAPQNQKQYTMVSPLPLPCWATQALCDLALSETELRRLREQQAVEAEVVGRGVERALLGAQREERRLLERVEQDHRDLQRRLEQLQRDNAAAIRVGRALIDQRLRKICQLRDQIKKSNEKNPNGDKDVGEVDQKHELLLKSVAELLQPWEISLSLKHVSFKPSAQPNAVTFGEIRVQDHTVNFPVGACGLQGLPCSLHASGRQCDKWTEPGTGARSMPDGAGPGHSQVLISSNSCGTQRAVRKIKLSAQSDDESGEDVKPLSLHMGHWHPKLVHSERESSQEEKCESPTSESKGDELFLAVPAMLSNMESEGEESQNGSIQPLASEAARKQLESPSPERDCQQQRGPFLCGFHCEDPKTDRQQNSSFKGRSRISYCSMPCPRSHRNLNSSHSCQDLLSHDHHLSHLTTSLDEHGYNRAPSPAESVDSGYTFIISSPRNYTTPNHRLSRSSGELSRSHINGKDQSSKWKWNVSRHQQSSASRTKSCPSHGNHSQKDHAQHNRRSWGDSHSLSMSVIDGYSQDRLNQHISTGPKRKDGVRLWGDRHEPALAEFEEDAQKLAAEEMRLVRQFGKQGSGRADLTLPSGVHATPQGQLFLVDCGNARVQVIDQYGNVFQQVTSPSNDPGGSSRSCRNYFDVAVNSKGLIALSCAAERALLIFNRHGRLLQTFGGGPYIAGVPRDELEAPRGVTVTQKDEFLVADIRKGTLTSLKLEPKTGSRLERTVVTGFHRPYLVTACLRTGLVAVSERGSETGQEPCVKVLGPDWNILRIIGVCSSMGPVLTSPWGLCIDSDGAVLVADWAEQHRVVLYPPEGVGRIMLTEGLSSPRGLALLPSGFLVVSDSMHHCIKIYQYK